The Eurosta solidaginis isolate ZX-2024a chromosome 4, ASM4086904v1, whole genome shotgun sequence genome includes a window with the following:
- the LOC137248413 gene encoding aminopeptidase N-like has product MIYGTLKLSSACVVIVATMVISLAISTKTQFLPGTAPKLGSRINGTSNINYRLPNNTQPFHYNLELTTNFHNGTRDFTGQVQISLTATENTKTIVLHALELEDFKATIKSADRQDAVEYPMSWLYQIEREFLSLTAQDQQLNFNKGTNWTLTIAYKGQLSTDKKGFYILSYNDSAQKMHYMATTEFEPTFARKAFPCYDEPAKRATFQITIRHHPSYNALSNMPMNESASSNGVTVFAKTTVTMPTYLIAFHVSDFEYTEGALHSVPHRLYTKPEDVPIQEFGLVFGMIILEHLTNYYKIPYDLPRLVQVAIPEKDGGNEYWGMVTYGELDLLINKTTSTTSDLIDAANKIAHELTHQWIGNHVTIKWWTYLWVKEAFGRLNAYEAVNEVYREWDVYQIMHTDEYQEAMSSDVNGDVVPMTYYVQTPSEIDERYFISSYEKASTVLYMWKCALGDEIFRSTLIRYLNDNAFGAADEGQFFDAMQSAADEHKIALPAPIGVMFRTWSQQSGFPLLTVTRDYAKKKFTITQTAYNTNNTIASSNIYHVPFNYASTLKADFRNTTATHYFNTKELNIADNEVGADDWLILNKQSTGYYRINYDDKNWHLIAQGLVLRPNKIHALNRAQILDDAYEFVKTDRLQQEILLELLTYLPGEDQYAPWYTAATIITTYVTYLNGDQDYNDFKQFIASLVIKLYETLGVNEVPGEQLLRKFTRNRAVDLACLVGVENCLMEANEKLKLLINNGVPIEPNTKRQAYCNGLRKSSDNDYNYFFNDFLASSDTAYRSRLLRALGCSENEAQLQKFVSSTINMSNSLSDTERTSVLNWAYSSSGLGLLVCIDFLNNNWEAYGKLSNDTGSSNPLSQDIVNMANYVNNNDKQKRLLALVEKVKNSNIVESNLEDEVKANMKVNFGWLDKNRKPIMSFVKSYLSNSSAGS; this is encoded by the exons ATGATTTACGGCACATTGAAATTGAGTTCCGCGTGTGTGGTTATAGTAGCCACAATGGTAATAAGTTTGGCAATTTCCACAAAAACACAGTTTTTGCCAGGCACTGCACCAAAACTCGGTAGCCGCATAAACGGTACTTCCAATATTAACTATCGCTTACCAAACAATACCCAACCTTTTCACTACAATCTGGAATTAACAACAAATTTTCACAATGGAACGAGAGATTTCACAGGTCAAGTTCAAATTTCACTAACCGCTACTGAGAATACTAAAACCATTGTACTTCATGCACTCGAGCTTGAAGATTTTAAGGCCACCATAAAAAGTGCAGATCGACAAGATGCTGTTGAGTATCCCATGAGTTGGTTATACCAAATTGAACGAGAGTTTCTTAGCTTGACTGCTCAAGATCAACagttaaattttaataaaggcaCCAATTGGACTTTAACTATCGCATATAAGGGACAATTAAGTACAGACAAAAAGGGATTTTATATACTTTCCTATAACGACAGTGCACAGAAAATGCA TTATATGGCAACCACAGAGTTCGAACCGACATTTGCTCGTAAGGCATTTCCTTGTTACGATGAACCAGCCAAACGTGCCACGTTTCAAATAACCATAAGACATCATCCATCATACAATGCCTTATCTAATATGCCTATGAACGAAAGTGCAAGCTC taaTGGCGTTACTGTTTTCGCTAAGACTACGGTGACCATGCCAACATACTTGATTGCCTTCCATGTGTCCGATTTTGAATACACAGAAGGTGCGCTACATTCAGTACCACATCGGCTTTATACGAAACCAGAAGATGTGCCCATACAAGAATTTGGACTGGTCTTTGGCATGATAATCTTGGAACATTTAACAAATTACTACAAAATACCATACGATCTACCTAGATTAGTACAAGTGGCAATACCTGAAAAAGATGGCGGTAATGAATATTGGGGCATGGTAACATACGGTGAACTAGATTTACTCATCAACAAAACTACATCAACGACGAGTGATCTTATTGATGCTGCAAATAAGATTGCTCACGAGCTCACTCATCAATGGATTGGTAATCATGTGACTATCAAATGGTGGACTTACTTATGGGTGAAAGAAGCTTTTGGCAGACTCAATGCTTATGAGGCTGTAAATGAA GTTTATCGCGAATGGGATGTTTATCAAATAATGCATACAGATGAATATCAAGAAGCCATGTCGAGTGATGTGAATGGTGATGTTGTTCCAATGACGTATTATGTTCAGACGCCGTCGGAAATAGATGAGCGGTATTTCATTTCCTCTTATGAAAAAGCGTCGACTGTACTCTATATGTGGAAATGTGCTTTGGGAGATGAGATCTTTCGTTCAACTTTGATTAGATATCTAAACGATAA TGCATTTGGTGCCGCAGATGAAGGACAGTTTTTTGACGCTATGCAAAGCGCTGCAGATGAACACAAAATAGCGCTCCCCGCTCCGATAGGCGTTATGTTCCGAACATGGTCTCAACAATCTGGATTTCCATTGCTCACAGTGACACGTGACTAtgccaaaaaaaaattcactatcACGCAAACAGCGTACAACACTAATAATACAATTGCCTCATCGAATATCTACCATGTACCATTCAATTATGCTTCAACCTTGAAAGCTGACTTTCGTAACACCACGGCTACACATTATTTCAATACGAAAGAACTAAATATAGCAGATAATGAAGTAGGCGCTGACGACTGGTTGATTTTGAATAAGCAATCAACAGGTTACTATCGCATCAATTACGATGACAAGAACTGGCATCTTATAGCTCAGGGTCTGGTATTGCGACCTAATAAGATACATGCCCTGAATCGGGCTCAAATTTTAGACGATGCCTACGAATTTGTGAAAACGGATCGTTTACAACAGGAAATTCTTTTAGAATTGTTGACATATCTACCTGGTGAGGATCAGTACGCGCCTTGGTATACTGCTGCCACTATCATAACTACTTACGTAACATATCTTAACGGCGATCAAGATTACAATGATTTTAAACAGTTTATTGCATCATTAGTGATAAAACTTTACGAAACATTGGGTGTTAATGAAGTACCCGGCGAGCAGTTGCTACGTAAATTTACACGAAATAGGGCAGTTGATCTTGCATGTTTAGTTGGTGTGGAGAATTGTCTTATGGAAGCCAATGAGAAGTTAAAATTGCTTATCAATAATGGCGTTCCAATTGAACCAAATACTAAACGACAAGCATATTGTAATGGTCTTCGTAAGTCCAGTGATAATGATTACAATTACTTTTTCAATGATTTTCTAGCATCAAGCGATACCGCCTACCGCTCGCGGTTACTCCGTGCATTAGGTTGTTCAGAAAATGAGGCACAATTACAAAAGTTTGTGAGTAGCACAATCAATATGAGTAACTCGCTGAGTGATACAGAGCGCACATCTGTATTGAATTGGGCATATTCGAGTAGTGGACTGGGTCTGTTAGTTTGCATTGATTTTCTCAATAATAACTGGGAAGCATACGGTAAACTTTCAAACGATACAGGTAGCTCTAATCCACTAAGTCAAGACATCGTTAATATGGCCAATTACGTTAATAACAATGATAAACAGAAAAGG CTTCTCGCTTtggtagaaaaagttaaaaacagCAACATCGTAGAATCAAACCTAGAGGACGAAGTAAAGGCGAATATGAAAGTGAACTTTGGCTGGCTTGATAAAAATCGTAAACCGATTATGTCGTTTGTGAAAAGTTATCTTTCGAATTCGAGCGCAGGTTCATAG